A genomic segment from Armatimonadota bacterium encodes:
- the efp gene encoding elongation factor P: protein MIDTSDFRNGLHIIVDGDIYTIIEFMHVKPGKGGAFVRTKLKNVRTGAVLDKTFRAGERMEQAFLERKPMQFLYNQDDEYYLMDMDTYDQIMVRREQFGEGIKYLKENMEVTVLMHEGRVVGVEMPWFVELQVVETDPGVRGDTASGGSKPATLETGAVVRVPFHINVGDIIKVDTRTDQYLERVKTQ from the coding sequence TTGATAGACACCAGCGATTTCCGCAACGGTCTACATATTATCGTGGATGGCGACATCTACACTATCATCGAGTTCATGCACGTCAAACCGGGCAAAGGTGGAGCCTTTGTACGCACCAAGCTGAAAAACGTGCGTACGGGCGCCGTGCTGGACAAGACCTTCCGCGCTGGCGAACGCATGGAACAGGCTTTCCTTGAGCGAAAGCCAATGCAGTTCCTGTATAACCAGGACGATGAGTACTACCTCATGGACATGGATACGTACGACCAGATTATGGTGCGTCGCGAGCAGTTCGGCGAAGGCATCAAGTACCTGAAGGAAAACATGGAAGTGACCGTGCTGATGCACGAAGGGCGGGTGGTCGGCGTAGAAATGCCCTGGTTTGTGGAACTGCAGGTAGTAGAAACCGACCCCGGCGTGCGCGGCGACACCGCATCTGGGGGTTCCAAGCCCGCCACGCTGGAGACCGGAGCCGTTGTGCGCGTGCCCTTCCACATCAACGTGGGCGACATTATCAAGGTAGACACGCGCACGGATCAGTACCTGGAGCGAGTGAAGACGCAGTAG